GCGAACAAGATCGAGATCGCCAAGGCGGTGGAGACGCTGTTCAACGTCAAGGTCGCGAACGTCCGCACCATGAACTACGCCGGCAAGCAGAAGCGCATGGGGCGGTTCATCGGCAAGAAGGTCAACTGGAAGAAGGCGGTCGTCACGCTTCAGGCCGGCGACAGCATCGAGCTCTTCGAAGGAGTGTAAGGCGATGCCGACCAAGCAGTTCAAGCCGGTGACCGCCGGCACGCGGTTCCGCTCCATCAGCGACTTCAACGAGGTGACCCACACGGGCCGCCCGGAGAAGAAGCTGACCGAGAAGATCCACAGCACGGGTGGCCGCAACCACCACGGGCGCGTGACCAGCCGCTTCAAGGGCGGCGGCCACAAGAAGGTGTACCGGGTGATCGACTTCAAGCGCAACAAGCCGGGGGCTCCGGCCACCGTCAAGCGCATCGAGTACGACCCCAACCGTACCGCCAACATCGCCCTGATCGAGTTTCAGGACGGCGAGCGGCGCTACATCCTGGCCGCGCGCGGCCTCAAGGTGGGCGACACGGTGGTGAGCGGCTCCGGCAGCGACATCCGCACCGGGAACGCGCTGCCGCTCTCCGAGATCCCGCTGGGCACCATGGTGCACAACGTGGAGCTCCGTGCCGGCAAGGGCGGCCAGATGGCCCGCTCCGCGGGCGCCGGGGTGCAGATCGCGGCCAAGGAGGGCGACTACGTCACCCTCCGCATGCCCTCCACGGAGATGCGCATGGTCCGCAAGGAGTGCATGGCGACCATCGGGCAGGTGGGGAACGTGGACCACGAGAAGCAGTCGATCGGCAAGGCCGGCGCCAACCGCTGGCGGGGCAAGCGCCCGCACGTGCGCGGCGTGGCCATGAACCCGGTGGACCACCCGATGGGCGGCGGTGAAGGGAAGACCTCCGGCGGGCGCCCGCCCGTGACCCCGTGGGGCAAGAAGGAAGGGGTGAAGACCCGGAAGGTCAAGAAGGCCAGCAGCAAGCTGATCGTCCGCGGCCGCAAGCGCGGCCGGGCGACCAAGTAACCGCAGTGCCGAGTGCCAAGTGCCAAGTCCTGAAGTGCAGCACTCAGGACTTGGCACTTAGGACTCAGCACTTTCCGTTCGCGTCCACCACTGGCTCCAGTGCGGAGCGAAGTGGACTCCAACCCCGGGCGAATCCGACCCCGGGAGAGACGAAGAGCGAGAGACCGAATGCCGAGAAGCCTCAAGAAGGGGCCGTTCGTCCAGGACTCCCTGCTAGCCAAGATCCGCCAGATGAACGA
The window above is part of the Longimicrobium sp. genome. Proteins encoded here:
- the rplW gene encoding 50S ribosomal protein L23 yields the protein MRNINEVIVRPIITEKSHDLLDRLGAYSFVVDKAANKIEIAKAVETLFNVKVANVRTMNYAGKQKRMGRFIGKKVNWKKAVVTLQAGDSIELFEGV
- the rplB gene encoding 50S ribosomal protein L2 yields the protein MPTKQFKPVTAGTRFRSISDFNEVTHTGRPEKKLTEKIHSTGGRNHHGRVTSRFKGGGHKKVYRVIDFKRNKPGAPATVKRIEYDPNRTANIALIEFQDGERRYILAARGLKVGDTVVSGSGSDIRTGNALPLSEIPLGTMVHNVELRAGKGGQMARSAGAGVQIAAKEGDYVTLRMPSTEMRMVRKECMATIGQVGNVDHEKQSIGKAGANRWRGKRPHVRGVAMNPVDHPMGGGEGKTSGGRPPVTPWGKKEGVKTRKVKKASSKLIVRGRKRGRATK